A genomic region of Hypomesus transpacificus isolate Combined female chromosome 19, fHypTra1, whole genome shotgun sequence contains the following coding sequences:
- the nmbb gene encoding neuromedin Bb, translating into MPGINLNSFCQFGFFTYLLIFSYISVTSSVSFDLTELRNKVAKIKVNPRGNLWATGHFMGKKSVMDNPMLPSPNGQGVDALEVAMSPERNGLGDLFQEVLRVALQAQVDTEESRSKNQETGLLMKILESYIQNSRK; encoded by the exons ATGCCAGGGATAAATTTGAACAGTTTTTGCCAATTTGGTTTCTTTACTTATCTTCTAATATTCTCTTACATTTCTGTAACATCTTCGGTAAGTTTTGATTTAACTGAGCTAAGAAATAAAGTTGCGAAAATTAAAGTCAATCCGAGAGGGAATCTATGGGCAACAG GTCATTTTATGGGCAAAAAGAGTGTGATGGATAACCCAATGCTGCCGTCACCTAACGGACAAGGCGTTGATGCACTGGAGGTGGCCATGAGTCCCGAGCGGAACGGGCTTGGAGACCTTTTTCAGGAGGTTCTTAGAGTGGCGTTGCAAGCCCAGGTAGACACAGAAGAAAGTCGCTCGAAAAATCAG GAGACCGGATTGTTGATGAAGATTTTAGAGAGCTACATTCAAAACAGCAGAAAGTGA
- the sec11a gene encoding signal peptidase complex catalytic subunit SEC11A — protein MLSLDFLDDVRRMNKRQLYYQVLNFGMIVSSALMIWKGLMVVTGSESPIVVVLSGSMEPAFHRGDLLFLTNRVEDPIRVGEIVVFRIEGREIPIVHRVLKIHEKDNGDIKFLTKGDNNAVDDRGLYKQGQHWLEKKDVVGRARGFVPYIGIVTILMNDYPKFKYAVLFMLGLFVLVHRE, from the exons ATGTTGTCTTTAGATTTCCTAGATGATGTGCGTCGCATGAATAAGCGGCAG CTCTATTACCAAGTGCTGAACTTTGGTATGATTGTGTCCTCTGCGCTCATGATATGGAAAGGATTGATGGTTGTGACGGGCAGTGAAAGCCCCATTGTGGTTGTTCTCAG TGGGAGTATGGAGCCAGCTTTTCACAGAGGAGATCTCCTTTTTCTAACAAACCGGGTGGAGGACCCCATCAGGGTTGGAGAGATTGTGGTCTTCAGGATAGAGGGCAGAGAGATCCCAATAGTACACAGGGTGCTGAAGATTCATGAAAA ggacaACGGAGACATAAAGTTCCTGACCAAAGGTGACAACAATGCAGTTGATGACAGAGGGCTGTACAAGCAAGGGCAGCATTGGCTGGAGAAGAAAGATGTGGTGGGGAGGGCCAGAGG GTTTGTGCCATACATTGGAATTGTGACCATTCTGATGAACGATTACCCCAAATTTAAG TATGCTGTCCTTTTCATGCTTGGCCTGTTTGTGTTGGTCCATCGAGAGTGA